The Nocardia sp. XZ_19_385 genome contains a region encoding:
- a CDS encoding serine/threonine-protein kinase — protein sequence MLAAGTIFAGYVIERQLGRGGMGSVYLAQDSRSARRAALKLLNQELFSDHRIRARFEREADLVMRLVHPNIVAAYDSGLEDEQLWIAMQYIDGADAGTLDPQTLPPQKALWIECETATALDFAHEKGVLHRDVKPANILLTRASAGPEQVFLTDFGIAKLRDDAGHLTQTGAFNATLAFASPEQLMGAPLDPTSDQYSLACTLFWLLTGAAPFESKHAPVVVQGHLQKPPPAISEVRWGLPVQLDAVLQRALSKRPNERFRSCAEFAEAARLAISGGSSADTGAAGTGPQSAYQMPSAAAQSMPRQPVAGDPRSANTQSVPRQPTAQMSAQPTHQMHPAAGHSMPQQPVAGVPVYGQHVPAQSVPRQPTAGDPVYGQYGPAQPVPRQPTAQMGAQPSYQMHPAAGHSMPQQPVAGDPVYGQPMSTQSVPQQPVAAQHGYGQQMPLHQRTMESHEAGMHALMSARQASPSRSKTGLIIGLCAGLLVLIVIAVVLIAL from the coding sequence ATGTTGGCGGCGGGCACGATATTTGCCGGGTACGTCATCGAGCGGCAGCTCGGGCGTGGCGGCATGGGCTCGGTGTATCTGGCCCAGGATTCGCGCTCGGCGCGGCGCGCCGCGTTGAAGCTGCTGAACCAGGAGTTGTTCTCCGACCACCGGATTCGCGCGCGGTTCGAGCGCGAAGCGGATCTGGTGATGCGGCTGGTGCACCCGAACATCGTTGCCGCGTATGACAGCGGGCTCGAGGACGAGCAGCTGTGGATCGCCATGCAATACATCGACGGCGCGGACGCCGGCACCCTCGACCCGCAAACCCTGCCGCCGCAGAAGGCGCTGTGGATCGAGTGCGAGACGGCTACGGCCCTCGACTTCGCGCACGAAAAGGGCGTCCTGCACCGCGACGTGAAACCGGCCAACATCCTGCTGACCCGCGCGTCGGCCGGTCCCGAGCAGGTCTTCCTCACCGACTTCGGCATCGCGAAACTCCGCGACGACGCCGGCCACCTCACCCAGACCGGAGCCTTCAACGCCACCCTGGCCTTCGCGTCCCCGGAACAACTGATGGGGGCGCCACTCGACCCCACCTCGGACCAGTACTCCCTCGCCTGCACACTGTTCTGGTTACTAACGGGCGCAGCACCGTTCGAGTCCAAGCACGCACCCGTGGTCGTCCAAGGTCATCTGCAAAAACCGCCACCCGCGATCAGCGAAGTGCGATGGGGATTGCCGGTCCAGTTGGACGCTGTCCTACAGCGAGCACTGTCGAAACGGCCGAACGAGCGATTCCGGTCGTGCGCGGAATTCGCGGAGGCGGCGCGATTAGCGATCAGCGGGGGGAGCTCGGCAGACACAGGTGCTGCCGGGACAGGACCGCAATCCGCGTATCAAATGCCCTCTGCGGCAGCCCAATCGATGCCCCGTCAGCCAGTAGCGGGCGACCCGCGATCGGCGAATACGCAGTCGGTGCCGCGTCAGCCGACAGCGCAAATGAGCGCGCAGCCCACGCACCAAATGCACCCCGCGGCAGGCCATTCCATGCCGCAGCAGCCGGTGGCGGGGGTCCCCGTTTATGGGCAACATGTGCCTGCACAGTCTGTGCCGCGACAGCCGACGGCGGGCGATCCCGTTTATGGGCAATATGGTCCTGCACAACCTGTGCCGCGACAGCCGACGGCGCAAATGGGCGCGCAGCCCTCGTATCAAATGCACCCCGCGGCAGGTCATTCCATGCCGCAGCAGCCGGTGGCGGGTGATCCCGTTTATGGCCAACCGATGAGTACACAGTCTGTGCCGCAGCAGCCGGTGGCTGCTCAACACGGGTACGGCCAGCAGATGCCCCTACATCAGCGAACGATGGAGTCACACGAGGCTGGAATGCACGCTTTGATGTCGGCCCGGCAGGCATCGCCTTCGCGCTCTAAAACCGGTCTCATTATCGGGCTGTGCGCAGGGCTGCTCGTGCTGATTGTGATTGCAGTCGTACTGATCGCCCTGTGA
- a CDS encoding MoaD/ThiS family protein, whose translation MSVTVSIPTIMRSLTGGEKRVQASGDTLSALITDLDASHPGLAERLLKDGKLNRFVNIYVDDEDVRFSGGLEAEVPEGSSVTILPAVAGG comes from the coding sequence ATGTCGGTAACCGTGTCCATCCCGACCATCATGCGCAGCCTCACCGGCGGCGAGAAGCGGGTGCAGGCCAGCGGTGACACGCTGTCCGCGCTGATCACCGACCTCGACGCCAGCCACCCGGGTCTGGCCGAGCGCCTGCTCAAGGACGGCAAGCTGAACCGCTTCGTCAACATCTACGTCGACGACGAGGACGTGCGCTTCTCCGGTGGCCTCGAAGCGGAGGTGCCCGAGGGCAGCTCCGTCACCATCCTGCCCGCCGTCGCCGGAGGCTAG
- a CDS encoding nicotinate phosphoribosyltransferase gives METSSTALLTDQYELTMLAAALADGSAERQCTFEVFARRLPNGRRYGVVAGTGRVLEALERFRFGAEELAVVSRFLDTRTVEWLRDYRFTGEIDGYAEGELYFPGSPILTVRGSFAEGVVLETLILSVLNHDSAIASAAARMVSAAAGRRMIEMGSRRTHELAAPSSSRAAYLAGFDATSNLEAARRFGVPSAGTSAHAFTLLHSGSDGSHEKEAFRSQVTTQGVGTTLLVDTFDITQGVANAIEVAGPELGGVRIDSGDLGVLAKQVRDQLDGLGATKTRIVVSGDLDEYSIAALRGDPVDVYGVGTSLVTGSGAPTAGMVYKLVEVDGVPVAKRSSHKESRGGTKKAIRLSRHTGTVVEEIIYPATGSAPATNGFEVRDLQVPLVREGKVLDGLPTLEQSRELVRRGLVSLPWEGLKLSAGEPAIPTTFVK, from the coding sequence GTGGAGACATCGAGCACCGCGCTCCTTACGGACCAGTACGAACTGACCATGCTGGCCGCGGCCCTGGCCGACGGTTCGGCCGAACGACAGTGCACCTTCGAGGTATTCGCCCGGCGGTTGCCCAACGGTCGCCGCTACGGCGTGGTGGCGGGCACGGGCCGCGTCCTCGAAGCGCTGGAGCGATTCCGGTTCGGCGCGGAAGAGCTGGCGGTGGTGTCCCGGTTCCTCGATACCCGCACTGTCGAGTGGTTGCGCGACTACCGCTTCACCGGGGAAATCGATGGTTACGCCGAGGGCGAACTGTATTTCCCGGGGTCCCCGATTCTGACCGTGCGGGGCAGCTTCGCCGAGGGCGTCGTGCTGGAGACGCTGATCCTGTCCGTCCTCAATCACGACAGCGCGATCGCCTCCGCCGCGGCGCGCATGGTCAGCGCCGCCGCCGGCCGCCGGATGATCGAGATGGGCTCCCGGCGCACCCACGAGCTGGCCGCGCCGTCGAGTTCGCGCGCCGCCTACCTGGCCGGTTTCGACGCCACCTCGAACCTGGAGGCGGCGCGGCGGTTCGGCGTGCCCAGCGCGGGCACCAGTGCACACGCGTTCACCCTGCTGCACAGCGGTTCCGACGGGTCACACGAAAAAGAGGCCTTCCGCAGCCAGGTCACGACGCAAGGTGTCGGCACCACGCTGCTGGTGGACACCTTCGACATCACCCAGGGCGTGGCCAACGCCATCGAGGTGGCGGGCCCGGAACTCGGTGGCGTGCGGATAGATTCGGGTGATCTCGGCGTGCTGGCCAAGCAGGTCCGCGACCAGCTCGACGGTCTCGGCGCCACCAAGACCCGCATCGTGGTCTCCGGCGATCTCGACGAATACTCCATCGCGGCGCTGCGCGGCGACCCGGTGGACGTCTACGGCGTCGGCACCTCGCTGGTCACCGGCTCGGGCGCGCCGACTGCGGGGATGGTCTACAAACTGGTCGAGGTCGACGGCGTTCCGGTGGCAAAACGCAGCAGCCACAAGGAATCTCGCGGCGGCACGAAGAAGGCGATCCGGCTGTCCCGGCACACCGGCACCGTTGTCGAGGAAATCATCTATCCCGCAACGGGTTCCGCGCCCGCGACGAACGGTTTCGAGGTCCGCGACCTGCAGGTGCCGCTGGTCCGCGAGGGCAAGGTGCTCGACGGGCTGCCGACGCTGGAGCAGAGCCGCGAGCTGGTGCGGCGAGGGCTGGTCAGCCTGCCGTGGGAGGGGCTCAAGCTCTCGGCCGGTGAGCCCGCGATACCCACGACATTCGTGAAGTGA
- a CDS encoding NCS2 family permease, translated as MATDVPPRTRSRIDGFFGVSDNGSTMKRELMAGTVTFLAMSYVLAVNPAVLGDHGPLGDKGIPTQAVFTATAVAAVFGTLVMGLWAKYPIALAPGMGLNAFFAYTVVLSMGIPWEVALSGTLLSGIIFFILSVTKVREKILDSIPMQMKLAVGAGIGLFVAFLGLKAAGIVRASEATFVTLGDFHKGTTLLALFGLVVTVIFLVRGWHGAVLYGIVLTALLGIVTGLVDLPGGVVEMPKGLDQTFGQAIIHLPDAFTAQMAIVVLTMLFVDFFDASGTLIGVANQAGLLDKDGRLPRASSAFAADAVGTMAGAVIGTSTTTAYVESTAGVTAGGRTGLTAITTAGWFLLAMFCYPIFAIIAGSGAITAPALIVVGILMARSLGDIDWGRLEYSVPAFITVIMMPLTYSIANGLAMGMIFYPIVMAAKGRIKEIHPTMWVLMVVFAGYFFFLAE; from the coding sequence ATGGCCACCGACGTGCCGCCTCGCACGCGTAGTCGCATCGACGGATTTTTCGGCGTCAGCGACAACGGCTCGACGATGAAGCGCGAGCTGATGGCCGGTACGGTCACCTTCCTGGCCATGTCCTATGTGCTGGCGGTGAATCCGGCGGTGCTCGGCGATCACGGCCCGCTCGGCGACAAGGGGATTCCGACCCAGGCGGTCTTCACCGCGACCGCCGTCGCCGCGGTGTTCGGCACGCTCGTCATGGGCCTATGGGCCAAATATCCGATCGCGCTCGCGCCGGGCATGGGTCTCAACGCGTTCTTCGCCTACACCGTCGTGCTGAGCATGGGAATCCCGTGGGAAGTCGCGCTGTCGGGCACCCTCCTCTCCGGCATCATCTTCTTCATCCTCTCGGTCACCAAGGTTCGGGAGAAGATCCTCGACTCGATCCCGATGCAGATGAAATTGGCCGTCGGCGCGGGCATCGGTTTGTTCGTGGCTTTCCTCGGTTTGAAGGCCGCCGGCATCGTGCGCGCCAGCGAGGCCACCTTCGTCACGCTCGGCGATTTCCACAAGGGCACCACGCTGCTCGCGCTGTTCGGTCTGGTGGTGACCGTGATCTTCCTGGTTCGCGGCTGGCACGGCGCGGTGCTCTACGGCATCGTGCTGACCGCGCTGCTCGGCATCGTCACCGGTCTGGTCGATCTGCCCGGCGGTGTCGTCGAAATGCCTAAGGGTCTGGACCAGACCTTCGGTCAGGCGATCATCCACCTGCCCGACGCGTTCACCGCGCAGATGGCCATCGTCGTGCTGACCATGCTGTTCGTCGACTTCTTCGATGCCTCCGGCACTTTGATCGGCGTCGCGAACCAAGCCGGACTGCTCGACAAGGACGGCCGGCTGCCGCGCGCGTCCAGTGCGTTCGCCGCGGACGCGGTCGGCACGATGGCCGGTGCTGTCATCGGCACTTCCACCACCACCGCCTACGTCGAATCGACGGCCGGTGTGACGGCGGGCGGGCGCACCGGCCTCACCGCGATCACCACCGCGGGCTGGTTCCTGCTCGCGATGTTCTGCTATCCGATCTTCGCGATCATCGCGGGTTCGGGGGCGATCACCGCTCCCGCGCTGATCGTGGTCGGCATCCTGATGGCGCGCTCGCTCGGAGATATCGACTGGGGACGGCTGGAGTATTCGGTCCCGGCGTTCATCACCGTGATCATGATGCCGCTCACATACTCGATCGCCAACGGGTTGGCGATGGGCATGATCTTCTACCCGATCGTCATGGCCGCCAAGGGCCGGATCAAGGAGATCCACCCGACGATGTGGGTGCTGATGGTGGTGTTCGCAGGCTATTTCTTCTTCTTGGCCGAATAA
- a CDS encoding DUF2017 domain-containing protein: protein MRKWSRKNSLSGLKLRSELDQREAAVLRSLVGAVSGLLVERAQSAPEDELAALTGLRSGNTAAPEDPRLKRLLPDFHRSEPGSPDADRSDLNSALRGLHEPEIIDAKVAAASVVLNTVPTEGGKVSLTPEQADAWLTALTDVRLALGTVLGIDADTPDHLEPGDPRGVHLDVYHWLTWMQDSLLQALSPE from the coding sequence GTGCGTAAGTGGAGTCGGAAGAATTCGCTGAGCGGCCTCAAATTGCGATCCGAACTGGATCAGCGCGAGGCCGCGGTGCTGCGCTCGCTGGTCGGCGCCGTTTCCGGGCTGCTCGTGGAACGGGCCCAGTCCGCCCCGGAGGACGAACTCGCCGCCCTGACGGGCCTGCGTAGCGGCAACACCGCCGCACCCGAAGACCCGCGCCTCAAGCGCCTGCTCCCCGATTTCCACCGCAGCGAGCCCGGTTCGCCCGACGCCGACCGCTCCGACCTCAACAGCGCCCTGCGCGGCCTGCACGAGCCGGAGATCATCGACGCCAAGGTCGCCGCCGCCAGCGTGGTACTCAACACCGTCCCCACCGAGGGCGGCAAGGTCTCGCTGACCCCGGAACAGGCCGACGCCTGGCTCACCGCGCTGACCGACGTCCGCCTGGCCTTGGGCACCGTGCTGGGTATCGACGCCGACACCCCCGATCACCTCGAACCCGGCGACCCGCGCGGCGTTCACCTGGACGTCTACCACTGGCTCACCTGGATGCAGGATTCCCTGCTCCAAGCCCTGTCGCCGGAGTAA
- a CDS encoding isochorismatase family protein, with product MNRALIIVDVQNDFCEGGSLAVAGGAAVAERISEYVATSDYAVVVATRDYHIDPGPHFSDHPDFVDSWPPHCRVGTPGAEFHPNLNTDRIVEIFSKGEYSAAYSGFEGAAADGSTLAKWLRARDVEAVDVVGIATDHCVRATAMDAESAGFDTRVLLGLTAGVAPATIDSALEQMRKAGVELEGTVA from the coding sequence ATGAACCGGGCGTTGATCATCGTCGACGTGCAGAACGATTTCTGCGAGGGCGGATCACTGGCTGTCGCGGGTGGCGCCGCAGTGGCGGAAAGAATCAGCGAGTACGTCGCGACCAGCGACTACGCCGTAGTTGTCGCGACTCGCGATTACCACATCGATCCCGGCCCGCATTTCTCCGACCACCCGGATTTCGTGGACAGCTGGCCGCCGCATTGCCGAGTCGGCACTCCGGGCGCGGAATTCCATCCGAACCTGAACACCGACCGGATCGTAGAGATCTTTTCGAAGGGCGAATATTCCGCCGCCTATTCGGGTTTCGAGGGCGCGGCCGCCGATGGCAGCACACTGGCGAAGTGGCTGCGGGCCCGCGATGTCGAGGCGGTGGACGTGGTCGGGATCGCCACCGACCACTGCGTGCGCGCCACTGCCATGGACGCGGAGAGCGCCGGCTTCGATACGCGGGTGCTGCTCGGCCTGACGGCGGGCGTCGCACCGGCCACCATCGACTCCGCGCTCGAGCAGATGCGCAAGGCGGGCGTCGAGCTCGAGGGCACCGTCGCCTGA
- a CDS encoding ATP-dependent DNA helicase, with protein MPELPSALELLSTAVQALGGKERSGQVTMAAAVDHAIDTKEHLAVQAGTGTGKSLAYLVPSLRHAVRTGRTVVVSTATIALQRQLVDRDLPRLAEALKAPLKREAQFAILKGRNNYLCLNKINSVIPDEPEQELFDAFAISRLGREVQRLNEWASDTETGDRDELAPGVTDRAWRQVSVSSRECLGKSRCAFGQDCFAEKARAESAQADVVVTNHALLAIDAISGIQILPEHDVVVIDEAHELVDRVTGVATAELTSTAISAAARRCAKLIDEREVDRLEGAAEAWHELLEDLPAARWDVMPDGVAPVLALVRDAAWNARTELAPPGASKEQGDPESAAARTQALAAIDEVHDSAVRALTAFDEPDPAIRRDVIWLAAEDIRGVARKTLRMAPLSVGGLLRTRLFGTATVVLTSATLQIGGSFDSLAVTWGLPAQNANRPDTATANGAQAPSDSETVRWSSVDVGSPFDHAKSGILYVAKHLPAPGRDGLAPAYLDEIERLITAAGGRTLGLFSSMRAAKAATEALRSRLATPVLCQGDDSTGALVRKFADDPETSLFGTLSLWQGVDVPGPSLSLVILDRIPFPRPDDPLLTARQRAVESRGGNGFMTVAANHAALLLAQGTGRLLRSVDDKGVVAILDSRLATARYGGYLRATLPPYWETADPEIVIKALQRLTTA; from the coding sequence GTGCCTGAACTCCCGTCCGCTCTGGAGCTGTTGTCCACCGCTGTCCAAGCGTTGGGGGGTAAAGAGCGCAGCGGACAGGTGACGATGGCGGCAGCGGTCGATCACGCGATCGACACCAAGGAGCACCTCGCGGTGCAGGCCGGTACCGGTACCGGTAAGTCGCTGGCGTATCTGGTGCCGAGCTTGCGGCACGCGGTCCGGACCGGGCGCACGGTGGTGGTGTCCACGGCGACCATCGCGCTGCAGCGCCAGCTCGTCGACCGCGATCTGCCGCGCTTGGCCGAGGCCTTGAAGGCCCCGCTGAAACGCGAGGCGCAGTTCGCAATCCTCAAGGGGCGCAACAACTATCTGTGCCTCAACAAAATCAACAGCGTCATCCCCGACGAGCCCGAGCAGGAACTGTTCGACGCGTTCGCGATCTCCCGGCTCGGGCGCGAGGTGCAGCGCCTCAACGAATGGGCCTCCGACACCGAGACCGGCGACCGCGACGAACTGGCTCCCGGCGTCACTGACCGCGCCTGGCGGCAGGTGAGCGTCTCCTCGCGGGAATGCCTCGGCAAGTCCCGGTGCGCCTTCGGGCAGGACTGTTTCGCGGAGAAGGCGCGGGCGGAATCGGCGCAGGCCGATGTGGTGGTGACCAACCACGCGCTGCTGGCCATCGATGCCATCAGCGGTATTCAGATCCTGCCCGAGCACGATGTGGTCGTCATCGACGAGGCGCACGAACTGGTCGACCGGGTCACCGGCGTGGCCACCGCGGAACTCACCTCGACGGCGATCAGCGCGGCCGCGCGCCGCTGCGCCAAACTCATCGACGAACGCGAAGTGGATCGCCTCGAAGGCGCCGCCGAAGCCTGGCACGAACTCCTGGAAGACCTGCCCGCCGCGCGCTGGGATGTCATGCCCGACGGTGTCGCACCGGTATTGGCGCTGGTCCGCGACGCGGCCTGGAACGCACGCACCGAACTGGCCCCACCCGGCGCCTCGAAAGAGCAGGGCGATCCGGAGAGCGCGGCTGCCCGCACCCAGGCGCTCGCGGCGATCGACGAGGTGCACGACAGCGCGGTCCGCGCGCTCACCGCCTTCGACGAGCCCGACCCGGCGATCCGGCGCGACGTGATCTGGCTGGCCGCCGAGGACATCCGCGGCGTGGCCCGCAAAACCTTGCGAATGGCGCCGCTGTCGGTGGGCGGGCTGTTGCGCACCCGGCTGTTCGGTACCGCCACAGTCGTTTTGACCTCGGCGACGCTGCAGATCGGCGGCTCGTTCGACAGTCTCGCGGTCACCTGGGGCCTGCCCGCACAGAACGCGAACCGACCGGACACCGCCACCGCGAACGGCGCCCAGGCGCCCTCGGACAGCGAGACGGTGCGCTGGAGTTCGGTCGATGTCGGGTCGCCGTTCGATCACGCCAAGTCCGGAATCCTTTATGTCGCCAAGCATTTGCCAGCGCCCGGTCGCGACGGCCTGGCGCCGGCCTACCTGGACGAGATCGAACGATTGATCACCGCCGCGGGTGGCCGCACGCTCGGACTGTTCTCTTCGATGCGCGCGGCGAAGGCGGCAACCGAGGCGTTGCGCTCCCGGCTCGCCACCCCGGTGCTGTGTCAAGGGGACGACTCGACCGGTGCGCTGGTGCGCAAGTTCGCCGACGATCCGGAGACGTCGTTGTTCGGGACGCTGTCGCTGTGGCAGGGCGTGGATGTGCCGGGCCCGTCGCTGAGTCTGGTGATCTTGGACCGGATTCCGTTCCCGCGGCCCGATGATCCGTTGCTCACCGCGCGGCAGCGAGCGGTGGAGTCCCGCGGCGGAAACGGCTTCATGACGGTGGCGGCCAATCACGCGGCGCTGCTGCTGGCGCAGGGCACTGGACGCCTGCTGCGCAGTGTGGACGACAAGGGCGTGGTCGCGATTCTGGATTCACGGCTGGCCACCGCGCGCTACGGCGGGTACCTCCGGGCGACTTTGCCGCCCTATTGGGAGACCGCTGATCCGGAGATTGTGATCAAGGCTTTGCAGCGCCTGACCACTGCGTAA
- a CDS encoding DoxX family protein, protein MTTTEATPTTTSRLQFASPLDNVATDIGLLIVRVVFGGLMAAFGAQKLFGWFNGYGLDATQQMFEGMGYNPGTFFGTLAGLSELVGGLLLIFGLATPLAAAIVTGTMLNAINATWANGLFGTAEGPGIQSALTFAAVAVAIGFTGAGKFSLDAGRPWERKGFVWGAGALALAVAAGVLTLILKSVL, encoded by the coding sequence ATGACCACCACCGAAGCCACGCCCACAACCACCTCCCGGTTGCAGTTCGCCTCGCCACTCGACAATGTCGCCACCGATATCGGCCTGCTCATCGTGCGCGTCGTGTTCGGCGGACTGATGGCTGCCTTCGGCGCCCAGAAACTGTTCGGCTGGTTCAACGGCTACGGCCTGGACGCGACCCAGCAGATGTTCGAGGGCATGGGCTACAACCCGGGCACCTTCTTCGGCACCCTCGCCGGTCTCAGTGAACTCGTCGGTGGTCTGCTGCTCATCTTCGGCCTGGCCACCCCGCTCGCGGCGGCCATCGTGACCGGCACCATGCTCAACGCGATCAATGCCACCTGGGCCAACGGCCTGTTCGGTACTGCTGAGGGCCCCGGAATCCAGAGCGCGCTGACGTTCGCGGCCGTGGCCGTCGCCATCGGGTTCACCGGCGCGGGCAAGTTCTCCCTCGACGCCGGTCGTCCGTGGGAGCGCAAGGGTTTCGTCTGGGGCGCGGGCGCACTGGCGCTGGCGGTCGCAGCCGGCGTCCTGACGCTGATCCTCAAGTCGGTGCTCTGA
- a CDS encoding M67 family metallopeptidase: MLVIKSDLVDAMVAHARADHPDEACGVIAGPEGSDRPERFVAMVNAERSPTFYRFDSGEQLKVWRAMDDADETPVVIYHSHTATEAYPSRTDISFASEPDAHYVLISTRDPEQHELRSYRILDGVVTEEPVQIVDAY; the protein is encoded by the coding sequence GTGCTGGTGATCAAGAGCGACCTCGTGGACGCGATGGTGGCGCATGCGCGCGCCGATCACCCGGACGAGGCCTGCGGAGTCATCGCCGGGCCCGAGGGGTCCGATCGGCCGGAGCGGTTCGTGGCCATGGTCAATGCCGAGCGGTCGCCCACGTTTTATCGGTTCGACTCCGGTGAACAGCTGAAGGTGTGGCGCGCGATGGACGACGCCGACGAGACCCCGGTGGTGATCTACCACTCGCACACCGCGACCGAGGCGTACCCGAGCCGCACCGACATCTCCTTCGCTTCCGAGCCCGACGCGCACTACGTGCTGATCTCCACCCGCGACCCCGAGCAGCACGAACTGCGTAGCTATCGGATCCTGGACGGTGTGGTCACCGAAGAGCCCGTGCAGATTGTCGACGCGTACTAA
- a CDS encoding methyltransferase domain-containing protein, which produces MKHPLDTDVLGEFLVSARSLAEYRAIFDLTDADLKGHRILDCPGGAASFTMEASALGARVTAADPIYSHPADRLCRLAISETDRGSDWATAHSDRYRWDWYGGPERHRAMRHSAAARFCADLTAHPERYIAAELPSLPFRDNSFDLVLSSHLLFTYADRLNADFHLTALLELSRVSAGETRLYPLVDHIGRHHDVLVEHLRKELLDKGIHSSLRETEYEFHHGAHTMLILHGD; this is translated from the coding sequence ATGAAGCACCCTCTCGACACCGATGTCCTAGGCGAATTCCTCGTCAGTGCAAGATCTTTGGCGGAGTACCGCGCGATCTTCGATCTCACCGACGCAGACCTGAAGGGCCACCGTATTCTCGATTGCCCTGGCGGAGCCGCGAGTTTCACTATGGAAGCCAGCGCCCTCGGGGCCCGCGTCACCGCCGCCGACCCGATCTACTCCCACCCCGCCGATCGGCTGTGCCGCCTGGCGATCAGTGAGACCGACCGCGGAAGCGACTGGGCCACAGCGCACTCCGATCGGTACCGCTGGGACTGGTACGGCGGCCCGGAACGGCATCGGGCGATGCGGCACTCCGCGGCCGCTCGCTTCTGCGCCGACCTGACCGCGCACCCGGAGCGCTACATTGCTGCCGAGTTGCCGTCACTCCCGTTCCGGGACAACAGTTTCGATCTGGTGCTCAGTTCACATCTGTTGTTCACCTATGCCGACCGGCTGAACGCGGATTTCCATCTCACCGCACTACTCGAGTTGTCCCGGGTGAGCGCCGGGGAAACCCGGCTGTATCCGCTGGTCGACCATATCGGCCGGCATCACGATGTATTGGTCGAGCATCTCCGGAAAGAGTTGCTCGACAAGGGGATCCATTCGTCGCTACGGGAAACGGAGTACGAGTTCCATCATGGTGCGCACACCATGCTGATCCTGCACGGTGACTGA
- a CDS encoding P1 family peptidase has translation MNAVAGVRNSLTDVAGLLVGHHHVLDPGAAIGSGAATGCTVVRAPGGAVAAVDVRGGGPGTRETDLLDPSNTVRQVNSILLTGGSAYGLAAADGVMRWLEERGEGIPMDPADPGKVVPIVPGAVIFDLPVGAWGIRPSAEFGYRAAEAAAVEFARGSVGAGAGARAGSIKGGIGSASIVLGEGPAAGVTVAALIVANPVGSVFDPRTGLPWGAGTDGPEFFGLRTPAPEQVARANALPVKGTVLNTTIGVVATDAPLDPTGCRRMAVTAHDGLARAIRPAHSPLDGDTLFALATGTAEQPAGYPMPPAFPPDLLILDAICTAAAVAVERAIVDAILTATSVAAIPSYRDLFAH, from the coding sequence ATGAATGCGGTGGCCGGAGTGCGGAATTCGCTGACCGATGTGGCCGGGCTTTTGGTGGGTCATCACCATGTGCTCGATCCCGGCGCGGCTATCGGGAGTGGTGCGGCGACGGGCTGCACGGTGGTGCGAGCGCCGGGTGGGGCGGTTGCGGCGGTGGATGTACGCGGGGGCGGGCCGGGGACCAGGGAGACGGATCTGCTGGATCCGAGTAACACGGTGCGGCAGGTGAATTCGATCCTGCTCACGGGCGGGAGTGCTTATGGGCTGGCCGCTGCGGATGGGGTGATGCGATGGCTGGAGGAGCGGGGCGAGGGGATCCCCATGGATCCGGCCGATCCGGGGAAGGTGGTGCCGATCGTGCCGGGGGCGGTGATCTTCGATCTTCCGGTGGGGGCTTGGGGAATTCGGCCCAGCGCGGAGTTCGGGTACCGGGCGGCGGAGGCGGCGGCGGTGGAATTCGCCAGGGGCTCGGTGGGGGCCGGGGCCGGGGCACGGGCGGGCTCGATCAAGGGTGGGATCGGTAGTGCGAGCATCGTGCTGGGGGAGGGGCCGGCCGCCGGGGTGACGGTGGCGGCGTTGATCGTCGCGAATCCCGTTGGGTCCGTGTTCGATCCGCGGACCGGTCTGCCTTGGGGCGCGGGCACGGATGGGCCCGAGTTCTTCGGATTGCGCACGCCCGCACCGGAACAGGTGGCGCGGGCGAATGCGTTGCCGGTCAAGGGAACTGTGCTGAACACGACGATCGGGGTGGTCGCGACCGACGCGCCGCTGGACCCGACCGGCTGCCGCCGCATGGCGGTGACCGCGCACGACGGGCTGGCGCGCGCGATCCGTCCGGCGCATTCGCCACTCGACGGCGACACCCTCTTCGCACTTGCCACCGGAACCGCCGAGCAGCCCGCCGGCTACCCGATGCCACCCGCCTTCCCGCCGGACCTGCTGATCCTGGACGCGATCTGCACCGCCGCCGCGGTAGCCGTCGAACGCGCCATCGTCGACGCCATCCTGACGGCCACCTCCGTCGCCGCCATCCCGTCCTACCGCGACCTGTTCGCCCACTGA
- the clpS gene encoding ATP-dependent Clp protease adapter ClpS, which translates to MALCEMQLTTTLSAAQATPEAVEYTEILEAEDRPWVTVVWDDPVNLMHYVTYIFQKLFGYTKAKATELMMQVHNEGKAVVSSGSRDKMEQDVRRLHAAGLWATMQRDD; encoded by the coding sequence ATGGCCTTGTGCGAGATGCAACTGACAACGACGCTGTCGGCGGCACAGGCGACTCCAGAAGCGGTCGAGTACACCGAGATCCTGGAGGCGGAAGACCGCCCCTGGGTGACGGTGGTCTGGGACGACCCCGTCAACCTGATGCACTACGTCACCTACATCTTCCAGAAGCTTTTCGGCTACACCAAGGCGAAGGCGACCGAGCTGATGATGCAGGTGCACAACGAAGGTAAAGCGGTGGTGTCCTCGGGCTCGCGCGACAAGATGGAGCAGGATGTGCGCCGGTTACACGCGGCTGGCCTCTGGGCCACGATGCAACGGGATGACTGA